Proteins from a genomic interval of Paenibacillus sp. FSL R5-0623:
- the hemE gene encoding uroporphyrinogen decarboxylase, translated as MSYNDRLIRASFKQQVDRVPVWYMRQAGRYDPEYRKIKEKYSLLEICKQPELAAEVTLMPVRKLGVDAAILYSDIMNPVASLGIDFDIVKNIGPVIDNPIRSAADVDRLRPIDVEGDLSHILETIRILDKELDVPLITFAGAPFTIASYLIEGRPSKGYIRTKTMMYSEPEVWHKLMQKLGDMVITYVRAHIANGGKAFQLFDSWVGALSPKDFRTYVLPTITRIFTELSDLNVPKIYFPGVASGELLPALHNLQADVIGLDWRVSISEGRQRLGGKFAVQGNLDPYLLTAPMELIKEQAKVIIDEGIKEPGYIFNLGHGLFPEASLEKLRELTAYIHEYSAEAMKSGVTVTND; from the coding sequence ATGAGCTATAATGATCGACTGATTCGGGCAAGTTTCAAACAACAGGTAGACCGCGTCCCGGTATGGTACATGCGTCAAGCTGGACGTTACGATCCTGAATATCGCAAAATTAAAGAAAAGTACTCCTTGTTAGAAATCTGCAAACAACCCGAGCTGGCGGCTGAAGTTACACTCATGCCGGTACGCAAACTTGGTGTAGATGCGGCTATTTTGTATTCCGATATTATGAATCCGGTTGCCTCTCTGGGCATTGATTTTGACATTGTAAAAAATATTGGTCCAGTCATCGATAATCCTATTCGGTCCGCTGCAGATGTGGATCGGCTGCGTCCCATTGACGTAGAAGGAGATCTGTCACATATTCTGGAAACCATTCGAATTCTGGATAAGGAGCTTGATGTGCCTCTGATTACGTTTGCGGGCGCACCATTCACGATTGCGAGTTATCTGATTGAAGGCCGACCTTCGAAAGGTTATATCCGCACCAAAACGATGATGTACAGCGAGCCTGAGGTGTGGCATAAGCTGATGCAGAAGCTTGGTGATATGGTTATTACATATGTCCGTGCGCATATTGCGAATGGCGGTAAGGCATTCCAGTTGTTTGACAGCTGGGTTGGAGCACTTTCTCCCAAAGACTTCAGAACATATGTGTTGCCTACGATTACCCGTATCTTTACCGAATTATCCGATTTGAATGTACCGAAGATTTATTTCCCTGGTGTTGCATCCGGTGAGTTGTTGCCAGCACTGCATAATTTGCAAGCCGATGTGATTGGACTGGACTGGAGAGTATCCATTTCGGAAGGGCGTCAACGTCTTGGCGGCAAATTTGCAGTACAGGGTAACCTGGACCCATATTTGCTGACTGCCCCGATGGAACTGATTAAAGAGCAAGCCAAAGTGATTATTGACGAAGGAATCAAGGAGCCGGGTTATATTTTCAACCTCGGACACGGATTATTTCCTGAAGCATCGCTAGAGAAGCTCAGAGAATTAACGGCGTATATTCATGAATATTCTGCCGAAGCAATGAAGAGTGGGGTGACGGTAACCAATGACTAA
- the hemH gene encoding ferrochelatase → MTNTVGVLVMSYGTPENMESVEAYYTHIRRGRPPEPEQLKELTDRYEAIVGGVFPLRENTDNQVKALQETLNRDERGTDVEFRCYQGLKHAYPFIEDGVEQMAKDGIQSAIGIVLAPHFSTMSVGSYIKRAREKAEELGVHMSFIESYHLHPKLIQALSTRVSAKLDAFEEAGAKRGDVKVLFSAHSLPARIVEMGDPYPQQLLETSEVIASRVGITNWQFTWQSAGRTAEPWLGPDILDTLQELSREQVEDVLVAPIGFVSDHLEVLYDLDIEAKSIAKEIDMRLMRIDSLNSDPLYMETLSDVIISQWQQGLDE, encoded by the coding sequence ATGACTAATACTGTAGGTGTACTGGTGATGTCATATGGCACACCAGAAAATATGGAAAGTGTTGAAGCGTATTACACACATATCCGCAGAGGGCGTCCGCCTGAACCGGAGCAATTGAAGGAACTGACGGACCGTTATGAAGCCATTGTTGGCGGTGTGTTCCCACTTCGTGAGAACACAGACAATCAGGTCAAAGCCCTTCAAGAGACATTAAACCGCGATGAGCGTGGCACTGATGTGGAATTCCGTTGTTATCAAGGACTGAAGCATGCCTATCCGTTTATTGAGGATGGCGTGGAGCAGATGGCGAAGGATGGAATTCAGTCAGCGATTGGCATTGTACTGGCTCCTCATTTTTCCACGATGAGTGTAGGCAGTTATATCAAACGTGCGCGTGAAAAAGCAGAAGAGCTGGGCGTTCATATGTCCTTTATTGAGAGTTATCATCTGCATCCGAAGTTAATTCAGGCGTTGTCCACACGTGTCAGTGCAAAGTTGGATGCGTTCGAAGAAGCTGGAGCAAAACGCGGAGATGTGAAGGTGTTGTTTAGTGCACACAGTCTGCCGGCACGTATTGTGGAGATGGGTGATCCATACCCGCAACAATTGCTGGAGACTTCGGAAGTGATTGCATCACGTGTAGGTATAACCAATTGGCAATTTACGTGGCAGAGTGCCGGACGAACTGCTGAGCCTTGGCTTGGACCGGATATTCTGGATACGTTACAGGAGCTTTCACGTGAACAGGTAGAGGATGTGCTTGTGGCACCAATCGGGTTTGTCTCGGATCATCTCGAAGTGCTCTATGATCTCGATATTGAGGCCAAATCGATTGCCAAAGAGATCGACATGCGCCTGATGCGCATTGACTCTCTCAATAGTGATCCTCTATACATGGAGACGTTGAGCGATGTTATTATAAGCCAATGGCAGCAAGGGTTGGATGAGTAA